AGATCGACCGGCTGATCCTCACGGCCTGGCGCGAAAAGCTCCCCGTCTACATGGAACTGCCGTCGGATATCGCGTATCTCGAGATCGAAGTGCCGGTTGCCCCGCTCGTTCTCGCCCACGTTCCCAGCGATCCGGAACGGCTGCAGTCGTGCATCGCCGCGCTCGCGCAACACTTGTCCGCCGCCAGGTCACCGGCGATTCTGGTGGATACGGACGCCGACCGGTTCGGCGTTGTTCCCGAACTCGTCGCGCTGGCGGAAAAGCTGCAGGCGCCGCTTGCGGTAATCAACGCCGCCAAGGGCGTGATCGACGAGTCGCACCCGCAGTACGTCGGCATCTATGGTGGCAAAGGCAGCGAGCCTGGTGTATGCGAGACGATCGAGAGCAGCGACTGTTTGCTCGCTGTCGGCTACCGGCCGATCGAGGTGACCACGGGCGATTTCACGGCAATGCTGCCCGCCGGCACGATCCACGCGCGTGCGCACGCCGTGGACATCGGCGAAGAGAACTATCAGGCGGTGACGCTCAAGGAAGTGCTGCGCGGCGTGATCGAGACCGTGCCGCAGGTTGCAGCCCGTGTTCAACGTCCGGTTGATGCACCAGCGGCCCGCACGCACGTCGAGGCTGCCGCGAAGTTGACGCAAGCGGCCTACTGGAAGGCCGTTCAGGACTACCTGAAGCCCGGAGACGTCCTGTATGTCGACAACGGCACGTCGTTTTCCCTGCTCGGGCTGCGGCTTCCGCCGGGCTGCACCTTCATCGGATCGATCAACTGGGGATCGATTGGCTATTCAGTCGGCGCCCTGCTCGGCGCGCTGACGGCAGCGCCCGAGCGCCGCCACGTGCTGCTCATCGGCGATGGTTCGTTCCAGGTCACGGCCCAGGAGTTGTCGACCATTCTGCACCACGATCACAAGCCGGCGATCCTGCTGATCAACAATGGCGGCTACACGATCGAACGCGGCTACCTCGGCAAGACCGAACCATACAACGACATTGCGAACTGGTCTTACGCCGACCTGCCGAAAGTGCTCCGTCCCGGCGCATCCGTGCAGTCGTTCGTGGCGAGGACCTGCGGGGATCTGCAAGCCGCCCTCGCCGCGCCGAACGACAAACTGGTTTTCGTCGAATCGATCATGGACCCGTGCGACGCGCCCGCGGCGATTACGCGTAGCAGCAATCTGGGAGCCGAGCTCGACTACGGCCCACGCGGCCCGCAGCACCGCGAGAATCTTCAGCTCCGGACCAGCGCATCGCAGAGCTAAATAGCAGAACGCCGCCTCGCAAAGCCTCAGGTCTGCGATGGCGGCGTGTGTTATTTCTCGCGCAACAAGCGCGCTCGCAATCAATGCTGCGGAATCTTCCCACCGAGTTCATCGTCGACGAACGCGCGGACGATGTCCTTGAACGACGCATCGCCTTGCAGTCCAAGCTGCGTCGCGCGCGCGATGTCCCATCGCGCGGGCCAGCTGCCGACGATCTTCTCGACACGCTCGTCCGCCTTCCATTCGATCCGCGCCGCCACAGCCTCGCCCGCCACTTCGCGCAGTGCGGCGATCATTTCGTCGACCGTCACCGACACGCCCGGCAGATTCACCGTGCGCCGGTTGCCGAGCGCCGCGCCGTCGATCTCGCCGCCCGCGATCAGGCATTCGATCGCCTTGCGAGGCGACAGCAGCCACAGCCGCGTCGAACCGCTCACCGGGCACACCGCCGGCTGACCGTTCAACGGCTCGCGAATGATGCCGCTGGCAAATGAGGACGCCGCCGCATTCGGCTTGCCCGGCCGCACGCTGATGGTCGGCAGGCGCAGCACGCGGCCATCGACGAAACCGCGCCGCGAGAAGTCGTTGAGCAGCAACTCCGCAACAGCCTTTTGTGCACCATACGACGACTGCGGATTCAATGCGGTTTCATCGAGCACGACATCGGGCAGATCGCCGCCATACACGGCGACTGAACTCGTGAACACGACGCGCGGCCGATGCCGGCGCTCGCGGCACACGTCGAGCAGCAAGCGCGACGCGTCGAGATTGATGCGCATGCCGAGATCGAAATCCGCTTCCGCCTGGCCGCTGACGATCGCGGCGAGATGGAAAATCGCCGCCGTCCTGTCGTCGATCAGACGTTCGAGCACGCTACGCTCGGCAATGTCGCCGACTTCGACACGCACGCGCTCATCGTTCGGTCCCGGCGCCGCGACGACGTCAAGCAATACCAGTTCGGTGATCGGCTCGCGCTGTCCATTCGCGCCCCTCAGTTCGCCGCGAGCCAGCAGTTCGCGCGCGAGACGCTGGCCGAGAAATCCCGCTCCGCCCGTGATCAGTACTTTCATGTTCCTGTTGTTCCTCAGTGTGTCTGTCGAATGCGCTCAGGCGCGCGCCTTCACATACGGCCGGATCCATCCAAGCCCTTCCGACGTGCCCGCGCGCGGCCGGTATTCGCAGCCGATCCAGCCGTCGTAGCCAAGTTTGTCGATCAGCGAGAACAGATATGGGTAGTTCACTTCGCCGATATCCGGTTCGTGCCGCTCGGGCACACCCGCAATCTGGATATGCCCGATGCCCTTCATGTCGCGCTTGAGCTTGACGGCGAGATCGCCTTCAACGATCTGGCAGTGGTAGAGATCGAACTGCACTTTCAGGTTCGGCGCGCCGACTTCCGCGCAGATCGCCTGCGCGTCGTCTTGCCGGTTCAGAAAGAAGCCGGGAATGTCGCGCGTATTGATCGGCTCGATGACGACGGTGATGCCGTCCGCCTGAGCGACCTTCGCCGCATACGCGAGGTTCTTCAGATACACGTCGCGGTGCGCGGCGCGCGATTGCTCCGGCTTGATCAAGCCGGCCATCACATGCAGCTTGTCGTTGCCGAGCACGCGCGCGTAGTCGAGCGCCGTCTCGACGCTGCGGCAAAACTCGTCTTCGCGGCCCGGCAACGACGCGATGCCGCGCTCGCCCGCTGCCCAGTCGCCCGGCGGCGCGTTGAAAAGCGCCTGCGTGAGGCCGTTTTCAGTCAGCCGCGCCC
This genomic window from Paraburkholderia acidiphila contains:
- a CDS encoding alpha-keto acid decarboxylase family protein, whose translation is MEITQSTAKSTQRMTIGDFLLRRLGEAGIRHLFGVPGDYNLTLLQQLHDSGVLEWVGTTGELTSSYAADGYARLNGLGALLVTNGVGALSALNGVAGAYAEHVPVICISGSIPLRSVDRGLGMHHTMADGNFDHFLRAYAPVTVAQARITPRNAVVEIDRLILTAWREKLPVYMELPSDIAYLEIEVPVAPLVLAHVPSDPERLQSCIAALAQHLSAARSPAILVDTDADRFGVVPELVALAEKLQAPLAVINAAKGVIDESHPQYVGIYGGKGSEPGVCETIESSDCLLAVGYRPIEVTTGDFTAMLPAGTIHARAHAVDIGEENYQAVTLKEVLRGVIETVPQVAARVQRPVDAPAARTHVEAAAKLTQAAYWKAVQDYLKPGDVLYVDNGTSFSLLGLRLPPGCTFIGSINWGSIGYSVGALLGALTAAPERRHVLLIGDGSFQVTAQELSTILHHDHKPAILLINNGGYTIERGYLGKTEPYNDIANWSYADLPKVLRPGASVQSFVARTCGDLQAALAAPNDKLVFVESIMDPCDAPAAITRSSNLGAELDYGPRGPQHRENLQLRTSASQS
- the denD gene encoding D-erythronate dehydrogenase — translated: MKVLITGGAGFLGQRLARELLARGELRGANGQREPITELVLLDVVAAPGPNDERVRVEVGDIAERSVLERLIDDRTAAIFHLAAIVSGQAEADFDLGMRINLDASRLLLDVCRERRHRPRVVFTSSVAVYGGDLPDVVLDETALNPQSSYGAQKAVAELLLNDFSRRGFVDGRVLRLPTISVRPGKPNAAASSFASGIIREPLNGQPAVCPVSGSTRLWLLSPRKAIECLIAGGEIDGAALGNRRTVNLPGVSVTVDEMIAALREVAGEAVAARIEWKADERVEKIVGSWPARWDIARATQLGLQGDASFKDIVRAFVDDELGGKIPQH
- the otnI gene encoding 2-oxo-tetronate isomerase, which translates into the protein MPRFAANLSMMYNEHAFLDRFAAAARDGFEAVEFLFPYEFPAADIRARLTENGLTQALFNAPPGDWAAGERGIASLPGREDEFCRSVETALDYARVLGNDKLHVMAGLIKPEQSRAAHRDVYLKNLAYAAKVAQADGITVVIEPINTRDIPGFFLNRQDDAQAICAEVGAPNLKVQFDLYHCQIVEGDLAVKLKRDMKGIGHIQIAGVPERHEPDIGEVNYPYLFSLIDKLGYDGWIGCEYRPRAGTSEGLGWIRPYVKARA